The Borreliella afzelii genomic interval AATAGGAGAATAGCAAAAAATGATAGATTTGATCTAGATAGAGATTATATAAAGGAGTATGTTAGCGTTTTAAATAATTTTATTTCAAAAATATGAAATTTGTCCGATAGTTGGATGAATTTTCTTAACAAAAAATATAGGAGGTTAATTATGGATGCAGGAATAAAAATAAACGATAGAGTAATATCAAAAAAAGAAGTAAAAAAGGAATTAAGCAATAAAGATGAAATATTAAAACATTATAATTTATTAAAAGAACGTTTAAAATCTAATTTCCAAAAGGAAATTTATAATAAGATAGAAAGCATGAAAATTTTAAAAGAAATAAAAGATAATGAATATTATAAGCTTGATGGTTATAAAACTTTTGATGCTTTTATAAAAAATTATAAGTTAGCTAAAAGCCAAACTTATGAATATTTAAAGATAGCATCAGCTATAGAAAATGGTGTTATAGAAGAGCTTTTTTTATTAGAAAATGGGATTAAGGA includes:
- a CDS encoding chromosome replication/partitioning protein; this translates as MDAGIKINDRVISKKEVKKELSNKDEILKHYNLLKERLKSNFQKEIYNKIESMKILKEIKDNEYYKLDGYKTFDAFIKNYKLAKSQTYEYLKIASAIENGVIEELFLLENGIKETIIFLRNSNSDTIKKSKQNPIKPLRFQLKSKESYDFYKSNAKFTGFLLDELFESQRDLVNKLLKRYKQLKG